ACTTAGACTGCAGGTAAACTTTATGTTTGTGACTTTTGAAAGGAACCAATACTAAAAAGATTAAAGTATTGGGTCCTATTGAAAACTACTGAGCTTACTGACCTATGGACCGTATGCAATTAATTCTATCAACCAGCCTGTATTTTTATTGAGTTTTGTACCTTAACTTCGTGTGTGTCATAGTTAAATCCAATGAACAACAACACAGAGCTCTCGAAAATTTGACCTTTCTCATTTAATGTTACCACCATAAGTTGTCACTCTGTTCGGTAGCTTTCTATTCCTGTAATTGTTCATTAATcaaagtaattttatttttagatttattttgaTGGTTAATTAGTTATGCGTCGTGTGCAGGTAGCTCTATTGAGAAACTCCATCAAGTTAGCTCTTAAGCAACTAAAGAATTGGATGGCACCAGATAAGGTGTCCTTTCTAATAGAGTTTATATGCAAAGTTTGTTTATAAATGTGTTAAACCCATTAATACtcactgcttttttttttatttctttctttcaggCAAAGACTTCTCTAACAACGTTTCCTGCATCAGCAGAGATTGTGTCCGAGCCTCTTGGAGTTGTGCTTGTAATCTCCGCTTGGAATTATCCTTTCCGTATGTTTAAGCAGTCCATGATTGATTTGTATTCTCCTTCTGAGTTATCATCCATTAAGTATGATTGTTGACgtaattttactatttattgtttttcttgCAAGTGTTGTCTATTGATCCTGTTATTGGCGCAATTTCTGCTGGGAATGCTGTTGTCTTAAAGCCATCAGAACTGGCTCCAGCTTCGTCTTCTCTGCTAGCAAAGTTACTGGAACAATATTTAGACCCTTCTGCAGTGAGAGTTATTGAAGGTGCTGTTACTGAAACAACTCTGCTGCTGGAGCAGAAGTGGGACAAAATATTCTACACAGGTTCATATTAACTTTGGCTTAATCTGTTTCCTTTcggatttttattttcttattttgagGATCAACATTTGTTTTTCCAACCTTttaaggaatttgttgagtgaTGATCCCACAGCTTCATATGCTTTGTATGTAACACACTTACAGGAGACTAAAAGTTCCACTCTTGCTTGGTTAGGTAGTTCAAAAATTGGGCGTATCATCATGATGGCAGCTGCTAAGCATCTCACACCTGTTGTCCTGGAGCTAGGAGGAAAATCTCCTGTTGTTATAGACTCAGACACCAATTTGAAAGTACTGAAACActcctttttatattttcataccATGAGTTCTTCATCCAGAAGCAATTGCAGTGTGTTTTCTTTGTTTGGAGGCTAATATGATTATTCTTTTGTCTGCTAAGATTACTGTCAAGCGGATAATTGCAGGAAAATGGGGTTGCAACAATGGACAGGCGTGCATTTCTCCAGACTACATCTTGACAACAAAAGAATATGCTCCAAAAGTGGTAAGCCTAAGAACTTAAGCTTGATCCTTGCTTCACTTTTGTATTTGATCCTTCTATTTTCTCTTCTCAAGATTGATGCAATGAAGCAAGAACTGGAGGCATTTTACGGGAAGAACCCTATGGAGTCCAAAGATATGTCACGTATTGTAAACTCTAATCACTTTGATCGCCTGTCCAAGATATTAGAGGAGAAGGAAGTTTCTGACAAAATCGTCTATGGGGGTCAGAAGAACAGAGACAACCTGTGAGTTCCTCTTTTGTTATTCTCATCAGTGACATTATTTTTCCCTTAGGTTAGGCTAATCTTTTTCTACATCTTTAAGGAAAATTGCTCCAACCATCTTTCTCGACGTGCCATTAGATTCTCTGATCATGAGTGAAGAAATATTTGGGCCTCTCCTCCCAATCCTCACGGTGATAACCATTTGCCATTCTATATTAGACTGTTTCATCGATTTAGTTTTCATGTCTGACATACACTCTTGTTCTGCTCAGCTCAACAACTTGGAAGAGTGTTTTGACGTGATTCGTTCTCGACCTAAGCCACTTGCTGCATACTTGTTTACCCAAAACCAGAAGCTGAAAGAGAGATTCGCCATGACAGTCTCAGCTGGAGGCATTGTGGTCAACGACATAGCTGTTCATGTACATACACTCGGGTCCTATCAGATCTATAAGCAGTTTATCATTATAAGTAAAACTCTATCATCAtgtaaacatattctacattttgcAGCTTTCACTTCCCACATTACCATTCGGAGGCGTTGGTGAAAGTGGAATGGGTTCTTACCATGGTAAATTCTCATTTGATGCCTTCAGTCACAAGAAAGCTGTTCTATACAAAAGCTTTATAGGAGATGCAGCAATCAGGTATCCACCGTACTCTAGAGGAAAGCTTAGATTGTTAAAGGCACTTGTCAACAGCAATCTGGTGGAAGTATTCAAAGTCCTTTTAGGTTTATCTTAAAAGGTTAAAAGACAGAGGACTATACGCATCCCTTTGTATCTTACATTCTTCGTTTTTTTTCAGATATGAACTTTGGTTGttaaaaagatatatgttttggtGTTGATGAATATTGAAAGTCTATAAAAAAAAGTGGTTTCTTCGTTTCAACTTGGTTGTCTACAAACAAAGATTGACAAGAATACAAACAAAGATTGACAAGAGTAAAAAGTCTATTTGGATCTCTTTATCTAACCATGTTGTAAATCAAGAAAAATCTTCTTGAAAAATGCTCTAATATCTGCCCTTTGATCATCTGTAAGTTGCTGCGGAACTTGGTCTGAAATCTAACCCTAGATCTCAGGGCCGACTCAAAAATATTTAAgcctttgaacaaaaaaaataataatgcttttaggtgatttttctttaaattgtaaaaaagttaaaaaatttattgtaattatttaatctattttgtataaaagtttgcaaaataaatttagcttttaaaatatacaaaacctAATGTagttaacatatattttgataCTCATCTAACCATGAGAAGTAGCTTCTGCTACCTTAAACATAGAACTCTTTTGCAAATGTTAAGGGTATCAACCAAGTGAATAGGGAGCAATAACATGTTACAgctaacatatatttatatctatttttatgtttattaaaaaaattcaaacaaattgtaatatagaacaaaaataatttgacCATTGGGTCCGGAGCAATCACACTTCCCCTCCTCTTACTATCTAAACCGCCCCATCTCTTATTCTTTTTGGCATACTTTTGAAACTGAGTTTTTAGATGTCTCCGAAAATGTAGGCTGCagtcactacaaaaaaaacatggtgATTTCCGACAAAATTACTTACGAACACAAATCCGTGAGTaatttcgtcggtattccgtcagAAAGCCTTCAATAATAGAAAATTGGAAATCCATTAGTAATCCATCACTGAGCATTAGAAGATGAGAATGATATTCTTCGCTGAGCATTCCCAAACTCGATTGTGATTATGAGTACTAGGAAGCAAACCCGCGCATTCGGGCGGAAAATTAAATTctttactaaaaataaattatttaatattcatAGAATGGTAtatttaatcattatatatatatatatatctaatactttttttagtttttcatttaaatactgaatatattagtttaaaataataaactcaataacataagaaaaatgatgtaaaatatatgtaacaaactaaatataaattgaccgttgaatttacagaaaaataaatataaaattttattagtaataTTGGTTGAGGCAATGGCAAAGACTGGCCAAGACAAGAAGCTTGTGTTCAATATTAGAAATATCAACTTTTTGTTTAGTATTTGGGGATTCTTTAAATCTAGGGGACCGCTGTCTCGacacatatattttgtttccttctaTAGTGTAGAGATTAAAATTTTGCGTGTTCAATATTTCACCGCCAAGGTGTTCATCGGAGTAAattgaattttataaatataatatttatctagTATGTTCAACTCGACAAAGCAGAGAGCATAAAGTCATGTGCAGTCATTTAAATCCCAGCAAATTCCATGTACAGTGATAAAAAGTAGATTCAGTTTGTATTCTTTTACATATAGTCGGATTTTTAGCATGTGCATAACCAGTGACCAAAGCAAGGCTCGACAAACCAAGATCCCCTCGACTAATAAATGCTAGTTGAGTGCCATCCTTAACTTGTTAAGTAGTTTCCTCATGTTTCTCGCCAAGAATTTGATTCAGACTAAACTTCTTCACCGATAAATATAAATCTCTTAATTCAGACTTTTATCTCCATGCATTTTATAGAATTAGACGGGGGTATACGCtcttttataaattgtttcCTATACTATAAAATTCTTCCTACCCCTTGACTTAAACCATCAAAATACAtgttttaaacaaaattgttcACTTAAATAATACaccaatttaaatatatataatgttttgaaagtacataaaaataaagtaatagtTCTAAAAGAGTTTGAAAATTTGTCGATAGGACAAAAAAACTTATCATATATGGTGTTGGTAACTAAAACTTTTGaacaaaaagttttattttttaattaaactatcaattaattaaatttaaagcaTGTAGCAAAAGTGAGGATAGTTCTCAATATAAAATTActataaatgaaacattttttataattaatttagacTTTTGTCAAGGATTAGGTTACATAAAATctctttttatgattttttaatcaaaactaagatacaaaattacaaatagaatttctaatgtttgtatGCAATTCTTCAAAGGTCTTCTATGATCATTTAGATTTTAAAGTAGTTAAACAGTTCTTTTTTCCTTAATATCCACGAATCTTTATATAAAAACCAAATGTTGTATCAGTTAACCGTCCTAGACTGATACATTGATCGGAAAAATATACAAAGAGTGATCACCAATAGttacaatgatttttttttaaattgtaatgatttttataaatagttGTAAAACCTCATCTAATAATAGCAATGATTCATTTAAATAGTTTTATCCATTAAATCTACAACAGACCATTCTATATTCTCACAATTAAATTACCGGTTTTGCCTAAATATGATGATTTTGTTCAAGATCGTTGGAATTTGAACAATATCCTACTGAATAGtgtttatttatctttaattatcACATAAATTTGTTTACTATGGTACTGTATATTAGCGACAACTGTTTGAAAGTGAGATTCACATTTTTCAATAGTTTAAAACTATCTtgacaattttattattttcaaattgttaagatattatgattaaaatttgatttgagaGCGTTTTGAAATATGAATTTAGGAGAGATGTTGTACAAATTGTAATATACagagttaaaaaatattagttttaaaagaTGCAATTTTCAAGTAAAAATGaagttataaaagaaaaaacatataatttatagTCAAAATACATAATCTTCAATAACATTAGTGAAGtaagatttaataaaaaaaaacacatttgtAAAAATCATTTGTTGGGATTCTATAATTGTGTTTGCCCGTTCATAATTCAAAAGCATAAAATATACACTAATACATAGGTGCAATATAAAAATGAgagttattatatttatatttgtaatttactaaacttttttttttggtaaaataatttactaatttataacattataaatatttttcctaGAAACTCACCGATGAAGTCTCCCACTTCTTTTTCAAGTCCTCACCACTTAAACGGACGCACAGGCACAGATGAATGGTGCACTTGAGGTTGCTGTTGAGGCTGTATGAAGAATGTAACAGACATCATACATACGAAGTCACGTGGATCCCATTTTAAAAAGCCTGCATATAAGAGTTTTATGTAGAAGTATTTGTTTTATCAATATACAGAAGTATTAAATTCAAAAAACCACTACATTCTTCAGATATTACTTTAATGAGTTTGGTATGTAATATGATGAATAAAATATGTCCACGGTGCTAACTTGCAACACCAAATTACCAAGTAGACTCTAGCACTGGCTAGATAGCTTTGATCAAAGCTACGTCCAGCGATCTGGTCGACTTTATTCCCTTGTGGAAACACTTTGTCCTGGAGAGAGTTAACACCAGAGATTTCCCATTAATGGATGTGCCAATTACATAGGACTGGTCAATATGTCTCAAATAAAACAAGAGCATGTTAGGTGGTAAATGTAGAGAATACTTTAGATGGATAATAGAAAGTCCAGAAGTAGAAACATTCACCGGTCACAAGAAGCAAACCAAAGATGATGCTGTAACAAGCCTAACCAgacaataaaaactaaatagtCTGCatagtatttatattcaataGACATCTGATTGTCTTCCCATCGACATGGAACAAACCTAATCAGACaaaagatctttttttttccttaaatgtaaaattattcATCTCACAAACATCTGTACAATGAATGTaactgtttgatcggaaaacggtgataaagaagatgtgggtttaacaaagacgttttattatgGTCGGAAGAGACGATCAGTCGGTTACAAGAGAGGTAAGAAAGTGCGACAGAGAAGAGGCCGGTAACTCGGagagctaccggaaaagtacaaacaACGGcaagatgaagcaaaggtgaaaaccctaatctagccgccaagtgttagtcagaTGATTTCGGATCCCTTTCTCGTTCCTCTTCCTTCTCCTTATATAGTCCTCTGATGTGTCGTTCTTGACCTAACTTAGGTCGTCTTCGTGGGCCTTCCTTATTGGGCCGAGAGGCCCGCATTCATCCGAGCGGTCGCCGAGCTGGGTGCCTCTTAGTCGACGTCACTCGACTCGAGATACTGTAGAAGCGAGCCGAGAGATTGCCCCTTTAAGCCGACTACCCAAGCCATCATTTTCTCTGGTCCGGGCCAGGCCTTTTATTCCTTGGGCCTTGTGGGATGATTAAATCCATCccctacagtaagtccccccggTCCATCAGTGAGCGAAGAGTCGCCTAGCTCATGATGGATTCTGGAACTCGAAGGTTCAAAGGAATAGAAGTCCTGTCGGGAGATTGAAGTGATGGGTCGATGGATCGCGGGAAAGGCTGCGGTAATGCCTTCTCTCGGAGTCGTTGAGTCGCAGGCTCCCAGATCTTGATCGGCAAATCTTGATTAATTTATCGGTTTAGCCGATTTTAGGATAACCGTCGGTTAATTAAGATGAGAAGCCGGAAAGTCGCGGGAGTCGTTGGGATCTTTGGGGGAAATtcgaggcccatttaggcccaTTTAGGCTTAATCATGACATCTCGAATCTTTCCCCCTTTTAACCCTCATAAGTGCGTCGAGGAGTCGAAACGCCGCGAGGGTCCGCTGGGTTTTTAGGGGGAGTTtcgaggcccatttaggcccgAATAGACCTAATGATGACGCCTCGAATTCCTCCCTCTCTTCTCCTTATAAATACGCGGACTCCCCTTCATTTCTTTAAGTTTCCTCCGCGATCaaaaggtactttctctctccttcCTTTATCTCTCTAAGCATTTGTTAGATTCGTTCAAAGCGCTCTTCACTGTTCCGTTCCGCGATGTCGTCGGGTCAGAGACTATCGAGGCAGCAGAAAGGGAAGGGAGTCGCCGCAACGTCGAATCCGAC
The sequence above is drawn from the Brassica napus cultivar Da-Ae chromosome A8, Da-Ae, whole genome shotgun sequence genome and encodes:
- the LOC106385763 gene encoding aldehyde dehydrogenase family 3 member H1, with amino-acid sequence MAKVFEAADASNLMTELRMSFDAGVTRSYEWRVSQLKKLQVICDNHEPEIVSALHDDLGKPELESSVYEVALLRNSIKLALKQLKNWMAPDKAKTSLTTFPASAEIVSEPLGVVLVISAWNYPFLLSIDPVIGAISAGNAVVLKPSELAPASSSLLAKLLEQYLDPSAVRVIEGAVTETTLLLEQKWDKIFYTGSSKIGRIIMMAAAKHLTPVVLELGGKSPVVIDSDTNLKITVKRIIAGKWGCNNGQACISPDYILTTKEYAPKVIDAMKQELEAFYGKNPMESKDMSRIVNSNHFDRLSKILEEKEVSDKIVYGGQKNRDNLKIAPTIFLDVPLDSLIMSEEIFGPLLPILTLNNLEECFDVIRSRPKPLAAYLFTQNQKLKERFAMTVSAGGIVVNDIAVHLSLPTLPFGGVGESGMGSYHGKFSFDAFSHKKAVLYKSFIGDAAIRYPPYSRGKLRLLKALVNSNLVEVFKVLLGLS